The proteins below come from a single Miscanthus floridulus cultivar M001 chromosome 1, ASM1932011v1, whole genome shotgun sequence genomic window:
- the LOC136481352 gene encoding LEAF RUST 10 DISEASE-RESISTANCEUS RECEPTOR-LIKE PROTEIN KINASE-like 1.5 yields MRPHLLRLLLLLLLAAACFPPPATCRHIHTPPPPPRQQHGSGTNVATVALAAAASLLALLLLYLCAAIAVRRFRSRGAVAREPPAASRAAAFLRRHGLHHHRPSFTYEQLRAATAGFDAARKLGDGGFGTVFLAYLPPAGRPAAVKRLHVPPSPSPSFPSTSATITKSFCNEVLILSALRHPHLVRLHGFCADPRALLLVYDFVPNGTLSHHLHRRVGGPGGAAPPPPPLPWQTRLAMAAQIASALEYLHFGVKPAVVHRDVTSSNIFVEADMRARLGDFGLSRLLAPPDACTTGGARELVCCTGPQGTPGYLDPDYHRSFQLTEKSDVYSFGVVVLELVTGLRPVVVGRERRDVTLADWVVAKIQVGELREVVDPPVLGEGPAVMASVEAVAELAFRCVAPDKDDRPDAREVLAELKRIQTMLPELPGRKVS; encoded by the coding sequence ATGCGACCGCATCTCCTCCGCCTCctcttgctcctcctcctcgccgccgcctgcTTCCCGCCGCCGGCCACGTGCCGGCACATCCACACGCCCCCGCCGCCTCCGCGGCAGCAGCACGGCAGCGGCACCAACGTGGCCACCGtggcgctcgccgccgccgcgtcgctcCTCGCGCTGCTCCTGCTCTACCTCTGCGCCGCCATCGCGGTGCGCCGGTTCCGCTCCCGCGGCGCGGTGGCGCGGGAGCCGCCGGCGGCGTCCCGCGCCGCGGCGTTCCTCCGCCGGCACGGGCTCCACCACCATCGCCCGTCCTTCACCTACGAGCAGCTGCGCGCCGCCACCGCGGGCTTCGACGCGGCGCGCAAGCTCGGCGACGGCGGCTTCGGGACGGTGTTCCTCGCGTACCTCCCGCCCGCCGGCCGCCCCGCCGCCGTCAAGCGCCTCCACGTCCCGCCGTCCCCGTCACCGTCGTTCCCCTCCACCTCCGCAACCATCACCAAGTCCTTCTGCAACGAGGTGCTCATCCTCTCCGCGCTCCGCCACCCGCACCTCGTCCGCCTCCACGGCTTCTGCGCCGACCCGCGCGCGCTCCTCCTCGTCTAcgacttcgtccccaacggcaCGCTCTCGCACCACCTCCACCGCCGCGTCGGCGGCCCTGGTGGCGCCGCTCCGCCGCCCCCGCCGCTCCCCTGGCAGACCCGCCTCGCGATGGCCGCCCAGATCGCGtcggcgctcgagtacctccacTTCGGCGTCAAGCCCGCCGTCGTGCACCGCGACGTCACCTCGTCCAACATCTTCGTGGAGGCCGACATGCGGGCACGCCTCGGCGACTTCGGCCTCTCCCGCCTCCTCGCGCCGCCGGACGCCTGCACCACGGGGGGCGCCCGCGAGCTCGTGTGCTGCACCGGGCCGCAGGGGACGCCGGGCTACCTGGACCCGGACTACCACCGCTCGTTCCAGCTCACGGAGAAgagcgacgtgtacagcttcggcgtcGTGGTGCTGGAGCTCGTCACGGGGCTGAGGCCCGTGGTCGTGGGCAGGGAGCGGCGGGACGTGACGCTGGCGGACTGGGTGGTGGCCAAGATCCAGGTCGGCGAGCTCAGGGAGGTCGTCGACCCGCCGGTGCTGGGCGAGGGCCCCGCCGTGATGGCGAGCGTCGAGGCAGTGGCGGAGCTGGCGTTCCGGTGCGTGGCGCCGGACAAGGACGACCGGCCTGACGCCCGGGAGGTGCTGGCCGAGCTCAAGAGGATCCAAACGATGCTCCCCGAGCTTCCCGGCCGCAAGGTTTCTTGA